The following proteins come from a genomic window of Pyxidicoccus sp. MSG2:
- the tssM gene encoding type VI secretion system membrane subunit TssM has translation MMAYLLPLLGIGAPTFAILSFLGFSPREAAIIAALAGLFAMGVVWLVKRILARRAAKKLEGALATQAEEQTATVRPDLQPEIKAMQAEFTKAVEALKTSKLARGGKDALAVLPWYLIVGPPGAGKSTALRNSGLKFPYLSARGGVRGVGGTRNCDWWLTNEAVILDTAGRYTSAEEDRPEWLAFIDTVAKHRPSRPINGLIVAISVSELMNADPQAVGEMGQTIRERMDEITTRLKMLVPVYVMITKCDLLPGFVEMFSDLSRVERGQIWGFTVPVEQQSEASTDLFRERFDEMLSVLEQRSLRRLGQERRLETRENIYGFPQKFDALRKNLAEFLQPLFLENVFQDTPVFRGLYFNSGTQDVRAVDKVSPSASELFGSTNGRAQTEGATEGRSYFLWDVFTKVMFQDQQMAVRSSLEEARVRRQRLVLASAALAATALMLSLPTLSFFQNRSMAQAVTKAITDVSLDPRDDIRRVEDLIPLRNRLQELTEYDEHGAPLWMRFGLYQGDKMLPQARQFYNAALRRVLLGKQFELVQQRLDAFGKNPDLLTVRSDADYSKHFDAYRQYFDDLKMYLLVTTPRNPTEPELDEAQQKWLVQQIVSHWKRVRGDSVDERAVENHASTYLRMLANEQMLPEEQKPARAERIAFPREKGVITSARRSLNNVPLVRLELAQLVANVSNEFPDQTLEQLVGSVPEMSAPLRVRGAFTRTAYDQVIRERLEGAFKDQQSWVLDRDEKVDAVESRRELRTRYFETYQQEWKDFLNSIRVQAPQNLTQMEGLLTNLTRGKPKPYGRLFRALAFNVQLDKRDKTVAAAAGGKLQAVKEFFGSKPEQEAAQKRELLAADSSSGAEELTARDLEREFASLIRFTTETSKTEDGEESLTALDSYEDQLATVQTTLLAVKDKPAESGVLLDKIESTRTNVEMLVRKQSDNVAIFERLLLPPFQEMRSVVFEGTAEAKSNLFCEQVVSTYQQAFKGLYPFDRASQKDAPLPEVAEFLRPEGGLVRKFVKEQLLEDVVATGRKWEFTSSGGAMFRPELLTFLEKTGALATTLFPGGDTVDPLVRFQVRLRPGVSADGTASQISSITFTLDGTDETYRNGPDTVWKPMIWPGQAGKLGARILVQSADGATETALEAEGEWGLFRLLERVKRIEPSADGRYFTATWEIEEMNGAMVSIDFRPERTANPFFGLGGNTSKLLAIFRDPGLQPPTGIARKGRGCTPAAVALDGAP, from the coding sequence ATGATGGCGTACCTGCTGCCACTGTTGGGCATTGGCGCGCCCACCTTCGCGATTCTGAGCTTCCTGGGCTTCTCTCCAAGAGAGGCGGCCATCATCGCCGCGCTGGCGGGCCTGTTCGCCATGGGCGTGGTCTGGCTGGTCAAGCGCATCCTCGCGCGCCGCGCGGCGAAGAAGCTGGAGGGCGCGCTCGCGACGCAGGCGGAGGAACAGACGGCCACGGTGCGGCCGGACCTGCAGCCTGAAATCAAGGCCATGCAGGCCGAGTTCACCAAGGCGGTGGAGGCGCTCAAGACCTCCAAGCTGGCGCGCGGCGGCAAGGATGCCCTGGCCGTCCTGCCCTGGTACCTCATCGTCGGTCCCCCGGGCGCGGGCAAGAGCACGGCGCTGCGCAACTCCGGGCTGAAGTTCCCCTACCTCTCCGCGCGCGGCGGCGTGCGCGGCGTGGGTGGCACGCGCAACTGCGACTGGTGGCTCACCAACGAGGCCGTCATCCTCGACACGGCGGGCCGCTACACCAGCGCGGAGGAGGACCGGCCGGAGTGGCTGGCCTTCATCGACACGGTGGCGAAGCACCGCCCCAGCCGTCCCATCAACGGCCTCATCGTGGCCATCAGCGTCAGCGAGCTGATGAACGCGGACCCGCAGGCCGTGGGCGAGATGGGGCAGACCATCCGCGAGCGCATGGATGAAATCACCACCCGGCTGAAGATGCTGGTGCCGGTGTACGTGATGATCACCAAGTGCGACCTGCTGCCCGGGTTCGTGGAGATGTTCTCGGACCTGTCGCGCGTGGAGCGCGGGCAGATCTGGGGCTTCACGGTGCCGGTGGAGCAGCAGAGCGAGGCGAGCACGGACCTGTTCCGCGAGCGCTTCGACGAGATGCTCTCCGTGCTGGAGCAGCGCTCGCTGCGGCGGCTGGGCCAGGAGCGCCGGCTGGAGACGCGCGAGAACATCTACGGCTTCCCGCAGAAGTTCGACGCGCTCCGCAAGAACCTCGCCGAGTTCCTCCAGCCGCTCTTCCTGGAGAACGTGTTCCAGGACACGCCCGTCTTCCGCGGCCTGTACTTCAACAGCGGCACGCAGGACGTGCGCGCGGTGGACAAGGTGTCCCCGTCCGCCTCGGAGCTGTTCGGCAGCACCAACGGCCGGGCGCAGACGGAAGGCGCCACGGAAGGCCGCAGCTACTTCCTCTGGGACGTCTTCACCAAGGTGATGTTCCAGGACCAGCAGATGGCGGTGCGCAGCTCGCTGGAGGAAGCGAGGGTGCGCCGGCAGCGGCTGGTGCTGGCGAGCGCCGCCCTGGCGGCCACCGCGCTGATGCTGTCGCTGCCCACCCTGTCCTTCTTCCAGAACCGCTCCATGGCGCAGGCGGTGACGAAGGCCATCACCGACGTGAGCCTGGACCCGCGCGACGACATCCGCCGCGTGGAGGACCTGATTCCCCTGCGCAACCGGCTGCAGGAGCTGACCGAGTACGACGAGCACGGCGCGCCCCTGTGGATGCGCTTCGGCCTCTACCAGGGCGACAAGATGCTGCCGCAGGCGCGGCAGTTCTATAACGCCGCCCTGCGGCGGGTGCTCCTGGGCAAGCAGTTCGAGCTCGTCCAGCAGCGGCTGGACGCCTTCGGGAAGAACCCGGACCTGCTCACGGTGCGCAGCGACGCCGATTACAGCAAGCACTTCGACGCGTACCGGCAGTACTTCGACGACCTGAAGATGTACCTGCTGGTGACGACGCCCCGGAACCCGACCGAGCCGGAGCTGGACGAAGCGCAGCAGAAGTGGCTGGTGCAACAGATTGTCAGCCACTGGAAGCGCGTGCGGGGCGACTCGGTGGACGAGCGCGCGGTGGAGAACCACGCGTCCACGTACCTGCGCATGCTCGCCAACGAGCAGATGCTCCCGGAGGAGCAGAAGCCGGCGCGCGCCGAGCGCATCGCCTTCCCGCGCGAGAAGGGCGTCATCACCTCGGCGCGGCGCTCGCTCAACAACGTGCCCCTGGTGCGCCTGGAGCTGGCGCAGCTGGTGGCCAACGTCAGCAACGAGTTCCCCGACCAGACGCTGGAGCAGTTGGTGGGCTCGGTGCCAGAGATGAGCGCCCCCCTGCGGGTGCGAGGCGCCTTCACGCGCACCGCGTACGACCAGGTCATCCGCGAGCGGCTGGAGGGGGCCTTCAAGGACCAGCAGTCCTGGGTGTTGGACCGCGACGAGAAGGTGGACGCGGTGGAGTCCCGCCGCGAGCTGCGCACGCGCTACTTCGAGACCTACCAGCAGGAGTGGAAGGACTTCCTCAACTCCATCCGGGTGCAGGCGCCGCAGAACCTCACGCAGATGGAGGGCCTGCTCACCAACCTGACGCGCGGCAAGCCCAAGCCCTACGGCCGGCTCTTCCGCGCGCTCGCCTTCAACGTGCAGTTGGACAAGCGCGACAAGACGGTAGCAGCGGCGGCGGGCGGCAAGCTCCAGGCCGTCAAGGAGTTCTTCGGGTCCAAGCCGGAGCAGGAAGCGGCGCAGAAGCGGGAGCTGTTGGCCGCGGACTCGTCTTCCGGCGCCGAGGAGCTCACGGCGCGGGACCTGGAGCGTGAGTTCGCCTCGCTCATCCGCTTCACCACGGAGACGTCCAAGACGGAGGACGGTGAGGAGTCGCTGACGGCGCTGGACTCGTACGAGGACCAGCTCGCCACCGTGCAGACGACGCTGCTGGCGGTGAAGGACAAGCCGGCCGAGTCGGGCGTGCTGCTGGACAAGATCGAGTCCACCCGCACCAACGTGGAGATGCTGGTGCGCAAGCAGTCGGACAACGTCGCCATCTTCGAGCGGCTGCTGCTGCCGCCCTTCCAGGAGATGCGCTCGGTGGTGTTCGAAGGCACGGCCGAGGCCAAGAGCAACCTGTTCTGCGAGCAGGTGGTGTCCACGTACCAGCAGGCGTTCAAGGGCCTCTACCCGTTCGACCGGGCGTCGCAGAAGGACGCGCCGCTGCCGGAGGTGGCCGAGTTCCTCCGCCCCGAGGGCGGCCTGGTGCGCAAGTTCGTCAAGGAGCAGCTGCTGGAGGACGTGGTGGCCACGGGCCGCAAGTGGGAGTTCACCTCGTCCGGTGGCGCCATGTTCCGCCCGGAGCTGCTCACCTTCCTGGAGAAGACGGGCGCGCTCGCCACCACGCTCTTCCCGGGTGGCGACACGGTGGACCCGCTGGTGCGCTTCCAGGTCCGCCTGCGGCCGGGCGTCTCCGCGGACGGCACGGCGTCGCAGATCTCCTCCATCACCTTCACGCTGGACGGCACCGACGAGACGTACCGCAACGGCCCCGACACGGTGTGGAAGCCGATGATCTGGCCCGGCCAGGCCGGCAAGCTCGGCGCGCGCATCCTCGTGCAGAGCGCGGATGGAGCCACCGAGACGGCGCTGGAGGCCGAGGGCGAGTGGGGCCTGTTCCGCCTGTTGGAGCGCGTCAAGCGCATCGAGCCCAGCGCGGACGGCCGCTACTTCACGGCCACGTGGGAAATCGAGGAGATGAACGGGGCGATGGTCTCCATCGACTTCCGCCCCGAGCGCACCGCCAACCCGTTCTTCGGGCTGGGCGGCAACACCTCGAAGCTGCTGGCCATCTTCCGGGATCCGGGCCTGCAGCCTCCGACGGGCATCGCCCGGAAGGGGCGCGGGTGCACTCCCGCGGCTGTCGCCCTGGACGGAGCCCCCTGA
- a CDS encoding DotU family type IV/VI secretion system protein → MDRVTEATKDCFDAAIQLRGSDSAAIPPPETLHHRLRGVVDEMLRRSAVLGFSHQDAQDMAYAMVALVDEVVLGRPEEYRQFWSSNPLQLHYFNENVAGDGFFARLNTVRKDPHRAEVLQVYYLCMLFGFQGRYRIRGGELELMTLIDTVQKDLERARPFDFDVLSPHGERPTESLLSKRKKASMLGISAGALAVAVLFYGVLQFFLNDTVGELKSRIEVHAAKNTASTGGNAATTASTEGAP, encoded by the coding sequence ATGGACCGAGTCACTGAAGCCACGAAGGACTGTTTCGACGCCGCCATTCAATTGCGCGGCTCGGATTCAGCAGCCATCCCCCCGCCGGAGACTTTGCACCACCGCCTGCGCGGCGTGGTGGACGAGATGCTGAGGCGCTCCGCGGTGCTGGGCTTCAGCCATCAGGACGCCCAGGACATGGCGTACGCGATGGTGGCCCTCGTCGACGAGGTGGTGCTCGGCCGGCCGGAGGAGTACCGCCAGTTCTGGAGCTCCAACCCGCTGCAGCTCCACTACTTCAACGAGAACGTCGCCGGTGACGGCTTCTTCGCCCGGCTCAACACCGTGCGCAAGGACCCGCACCGCGCGGAAGTGCTCCAAGTCTACTACCTGTGCATGCTCTTCGGCTTCCAGGGCCGCTACCGCATCCGCGGCGGCGAGCTGGAGCTGATGACGCTTATCGACACCGTGCAGAAGGATTTGGAGCGCGCGCGCCCCTTCGACTTCGACGTGCTGTCGCCCCACGGCGAGCGCCCCACGGAGTCGCTGCTGTCCAAGCGGAAGAAGGCCTCCATGCTGGGCATCTCCGCCGGCGCGCTGGCGGTGGCGGTGCTCTTCTACGGGGTGCTGCAGTTCTTCCTCAATGACACGGTGGGCGAGCTGAAGAGCCGCATCGAGGTCCACGCAGCCAAGAACACGGCCAGCACGGGCGGCAACGCCGCGACCACGGCCTCCACGGAGGGCGCGCCATGA